AGACGTACGAAATCCaaccttttcaaaatattttttaaatatattatagttttttaaagccaagttaataatttcaatttttaaattataaaatttttacaaataatatgttACTAATGTTGCAGTATATTTCATGATTGCCTCAACTTGGGTCAGTTTTCATCCAGACAGTCAATTTTCTCTTGAATAACACATTGAACTCTTCAATTTGTTATTCAAGAGAAACTACAACTTCTTATCCTTCTCCTGGGGTCATACAGAATCCAGACAATCATGGCCAATATTCTTTACAAATAtgaatatctttattttttagttggcgggttttattaagaattaaacGTGTTAtgtaaaaagcaaatttttaattacactgAAAAATATAGGTTGTAGttacaagaaaatatgtataatatggtaacaagtaaatattttcttgcagCAAGTAAGCCTTATCTAGTTCAAAGATTTTCTTAACTTAAATATATAGGTTTTGATTCAAGAAACATTTACTTGTTACAAGAACAACAGTCAAATAAAATCGTTTAATTTGATTCAATAATGTTTGACTGTGTAACAATCTGAACAAAACCGATTAGTTCAAACTGTTACTTTTGACTAAGCGTATAATATACAGTTTACCAAAGttgacttctttttttttgacataatgATTTAAGTCTGGATGGCTCTGGGTAGAATTATTATGGTTTTAGTAAAGAATTTCTCTGGAATAAATTCTCAATTTGTTCTAGAACCTAGAAACGAACTTCGAATagaattttaacttatttattggACCGCGAGTATGTAAAATTTCGTCAGATAATTTAgtttaacttttaaatgaacACATTTTTGTAAGAATCGATCAATAtatgatgaaaattaatttaatcaaaagtaTAATTTGGTCTTATTACGAATTATGGACCATTTTTTAGTATCATCAAATCACAAGTTTTATAACCCAATGATAATGTGTGTAGTTCTAGAAGGGggtaaattaggacaaaatatTAGATTAATTCAGTATTTTggagtaaaaacaattttaatactttttcgtTGGCGTCTTAATAGTTTCATTTCTTGACGGACGTCAAAATTCATCGGATTATTAACAATTCAgccatttatatttatgtaaatgtctTTTTTATTTCAGGTTGTCTTTTGTGTGGGCATAGTTGGTGTTTTGTCTGCACCACCAACGTACAACAAGTACAATTTAGGTAAGCCAACGTACAATAATCAATATATACCACCAGCCAACAAATATAACCCAAGTGTTGCACAGCCAACactgaataaatataatcaaaacgCTGCATCACCTACACTTAACAAGTTTAGTCAAAATGCCGCATCACCTACACTTAACAAGTATAATCAAAATGCTGCATCACCTACACTTAACAAGTTTAGTCAAAATGTTGCATCCTCTACActtaacaaaatgaataaaaaacctGCTGTCTCAACATACAATCAATATAATCGCAGtgatgatgaaaaaaataaagataaagagGCAACCATAGTCCGTTATGAAAGTACAAATGATGGTCAAGGTAATTATGAATTTGAATATGAAACATCAGACGGGCAAATTCGTAAAGAACGTGGTGAATTAATACAAGTTGATGGGGCTGAAGAACCTGTTATCAAAGTCACTGGCACCTATACATACCGTGATCCTGAAAATAGATCTCACACTGTTAATTATGTAGCTGATGCTGATGGATACCGTTCTATGGAAGAAGCAACACGTCAAAAAATTGTACCACAAACAGTTTCGGCATTTCAAAAACCCTTAGGTATTCTTGGAGCAGTTAGCAAGACATTAGGAtgaagtatatttattataaatgtaatttaatttaatattcaaaataaatttaataaaagaaatatttcaaaacaaattcttattattgaattatacTAGATGACCCGTGCGAAATGTCCACACTAACAACCAGGCACCACCCagtaaactataaattttactaacccccaaactaaaaaaggggtgttataagtttgacccctatgtgtgtgtgtctgtctgtctgtggcatcgtagcgccaaaacggatgaactgattttgattttgtttgaaaggttatttaatggagagtgttcttagccatGTTTCAAGTCCGAAGCCATGTTTcaaccgaaaaaactaaaaattggcgatgatcttccaaatcggctcagtttggaaaaggctttaagagaaaaggaaatttaatggagagtaacCGATAAATTTGTCAAATGGTTCAAACACGCATACtttcattttaaagataaaaatccaAAATGGCAGCCATGCAATAACCTTACTATATTTTGCTGTTCAATACATCTAAGGAGCTTGGTGAAAATATAGTTGTATGtcatatctaaaaataattccCAAAATATTGTATTGGCTACTTCAAGGATCCAGTCGGTATAATATATAACTAAGTAGATCGaatatcaaaattcattttgttaaaactggAGCAATTATATTCGCaatctaaatttttgtttcaaaactaCAAGCTAGCATATTATTAGGGTTTGTATCAATTGTTtaaggaaattaattttattttatttattgattttatttgaattttatagacGATAAATTGTGAAAAAGGTATTCTTCCAATATTTCGTTGgctataatcaaaaaattatgtttgtttagTTCTAGAAATTcccaaattgataatttattacctatattatggtattatatatattctagCCGTACcggtttctttttttaataagaaacacaaacatagaaataaacaaataaaatcatgCAATGagaataattaaatcatttaaaacaaatattatataatttttatttaaataatcgattaGAATTATTTGAAGTATCAAGGATATCTTGTACACATACATAAACGTAAGAGTAAGAAGGGAATTTTCATCTACCTAAGTACTAAAAAATTCCTTTAAAGATTTGACATTTAACAATaagtatatagaaaaaaatgtatacttacATATAGTAAtgcaaattattgtataataatattttattatttttgttttttaatttaaaatacgataagcattgattttatataaacaattatattaatatccactcttttatttattccatttagCATGATTTGATCGTATTGAATTGGAAATATATTGACTcataaacgaaacaaaaatcaattttgtaccTTTTACTCAAAATATGTACAGCAAAAATAGATGTCTctacataattattaatcttGTAGATGCGTTATGAGTGCTGTGAAAACGTAGggccgtaacgagggtacatagcgccggtggcaagtatttatgttgcgccttatatatttcgggatcggctctaacgattttgaggaaattttcaaatttgtgatcaaaattaacctagctctaataggtttcaagaatgtggagtcctggtcccggaattaagcacgtTAGAGATAGCTAACGAAAAattaacatcacagctgaaaagaatgacccaaattagtgggtttcaaaaaaaagtccaatatgatcggatcaaatttgcctgtgttataaaaataatcgaattttttgacTTAATGATGTCATCAGAATcggaaaaatttagttttgctctatcacatccaagttttatccgattttgataaaccaagtatttaatcctactaaatttgggccatacttttcaaatttgtgacaaaaattaacctagctctaataggttcaagaatgtggagtcctggccCCGGAATTAGACAcgtaaatgatagctagcgaataattgacatcacagctgaaaaaagtgtcccaaaattagtaggtttcaaaaaaaattcctatatgatttgatcaaatttacctgtgttatcaaaaaatctaattttttaacttaatgacgtcattaaaatcaaaaaatttaattttgcgcTGTCACATCCAATGTTTATGAACCAAGTatgaaatcctactaaattttgaccatacttttcaaatttgttatcaaaattaacctaactctaACAGGTTTCGAGTGGAAAGAAATCCAATTGTTATATATCGAAGTAATTAAAAGCTACTGGAGTACTCCAGAACCAGCAACTGCAATTTTCTAAGAATTGATGTCTCTTGCTGAGGATTAAAGTTCTGATTCATTTTTTTGACTGAATATCGGCCTGTTAGAAAGGGTAATGTATTTGAATACTTGAATGTTGTTAACATCTTCTGCATTGCGTTTCATTTTTAAGTAATGGAATTTAcgtcttaataaattattactataagtattataaatatatttaatttaacaaccttttatttaattgatacattacagttaaattaaacatttattgaatCTAATTTGATTGACCCTGtgagaaaaacaataatttttttaaattaaatttattaccaatataataatgaatttaccTATAGCtgctatattatattaattatacaagggtttataaaataattaaacaaaataattttacaaatttattaaaaagttaaaaaaaaatttgattattaacaaaaaaagatCAATAATATGACAAGTCTGTTTTCCTTAATACaccataaatttatatattttgaaagtagGTACTTACCTTAAATAGGTTCTTTTACAGttattggtataaaaataatcaatttttaatttttatctggAAGCCTTTTTGGCTTTGATATTTCATCGGatagtaaaaattttgacaatGGCTGGAAATTATCTCTATAGTTCAGTGTTGTAACATATCTAGTTACAAATAACTGGATAAGGTatctaaatacattttttgtgtcTTGTAACTAAAATTAGATACTTTTATTTACAGTCTGTAACTGTATCtagatatattttcttttacatgTGTCTTGAATCTTAAAATGAACATCAGACACatgtgtttcatttttaaattaataataaatatcaattcgACGATTTTACCAAATACAGAAGCTAGCGTACATTACCTACCTATATGGATCGTCTCTGTTCTGCCCccaatgaattttttcaaaattaacccGCTAGCAGTAGCGTCAATCGTTTGGGTATATAAAGGAGCTTGATGAAAGATTTGCCACAAGCTCTGcgcatgcgtcaaatatttaatCTATTATCGGGTTGACAAGAAACATTCAAACGGAAGTACATGAACAGGACCGAAAATATGCGAtgataatactttttttgttacGCGTTTATGCGCGTTATCAAAGAAAAGACCACAATTTCTGaacgacttttttttataatatatttttatttaaaatatgtttttaaaaactgtaaattgCTATTTCAAGTCATTGGATCATCTATCCAGTTATACAGATATCTGTGATTTATTTGTAGATACAATACATTTTAGATTAAACGACATACTTTCAGGAAAGGTAATGATAGTTaatagtcaaaatatttttaactttctcaAAGACCTATAATTTTCagatacatacatttttttaatttgtttttaactcCCAAAGTAACTAAGATATTTTAGTAGCCGTTAAGTAAAAATCGAATAACATAAGACAgaaacttaattaataattattcggttctaatttagattttataatatcgcttttttttttacaaaattccgATTTTTCTTGAAAAGATGAAAACTACATGAAAAGAATatactattttacaaaaatattataacgaagatataaaaaatatgggtgatgaatttattgcaaattaagtcgtgtttattattttgaatacacctcttataaaattaaataaattcctaTAATCCTACTTAAAGTGTTATGAACGTGATTGTTTCAATAAACTATCAATGATGACTGTTTACTATAGAAtccatttagtaaaaaaatggataattttttttaaacaaacaaaaaatttaagttatttgtgTCTACATAACATGAACGCCGTCAGTGTAATAAAATGTTCACTTGTTGCATTTTAACGTGTGATATCCCAGATAAAAAAGTCGGATTCATGAATCATAATTTTCGGATTCACTATCTTATTTCAAATGCTTTTATCTGTTAAACGAtaacaatttctataaaatgttgGCGAATATGTTTATTGATTTTGAGTCTGAAACTTACAATTTTAATCAAGGATATGAATGTATAAAAACGGTTTGGGCAGtaaaactatacatataaaatttttcgatttttaatttattttataacaggaaataacaataatttagtcAAATAAGGCAAGAAATATTTTAGATgacctttaaaataaataacctcTACGAAATAgacagaacaaaaatttattcattgcaATTTgcttatatacaatttatacaaaaacaaaaaagttttttttgtcattGGATGCattattttaagagaaaatagatattttcaaagattatttataacaaatattttaagttaaaattattaaaagtttattaatatgaCCACAATTGGACAAGGGATTAGGAAATGAAGCTGAACTCTGTTTACAATCCTATTGTTTTTTAGAactgatttcaaaaaataaaataatagaattgctgtatcaattaaatattccatttattatttcaggctgtttaattattttaattagataagGTGACGCAATAAAATACAGGCATGAAAAGGACAAACAAAATATATGCTACTATTTCGTACATCTCTTGTTATTTACAATAACTGTGCTACTGGAACCAccttaagtgttttttttttttaatatatgattttacattgataataaaataataaaataatattgataaaaatgtagTAGTAacgtttatttacattttaaataaatatttacttttttgaatttttttttttccgaaaatgcGAATTTATTATGCCTAAtggtaactttaaaaaaaatttatacaaaaatctaggtttaagtttaaaaaacttttaaaaacttggtgcactgaaaattttcgaacttttaacaatgatgttttaattgaattaaaattatgtctgGCGATAATCACGCTTTGGTGTTCGTATAATAT
This genomic interval from Chrysoperla carnea chromosome 1, inChrCarn1.1, whole genome shotgun sequence contains the following:
- the LOC123299390 gene encoding uncharacterized protein LOC123299390, which translates into the protein MKIIVVFCVGIVGVLSAPPTYNKYNLGKPTYNNQYIPPANKYNPSVAQPTLNKYNQNAASPTLNKFSQNAASPTLNKYNQNAASPTLNKFSQNVASSTLNKMNKKPAVSTYNQYNRSDDEKNKDKEATIVRYESTNDGQGNYEFEYETSDGQIRKERGELIQVDGAEEPVIKVTGTYTYRDPENRSHTVNYVADADGYRSMEEATRQKIVPQTVSAFQKPLGILGAVSKTLG